From a single Lentimicrobiaceae bacterium genomic region:
- the mgrA gene encoding L-glyceraldehyde 3-phosphate reductase: MTGSAAENRYATMQYNRCGNSGLKLPAISLGLWHNFGGVDIFQISRSMLLHAFDKGITHFDLANNYGPPPGSAEETLRQVLHTDLGRYRDELVISTKAGYNMWPGPYGEMGSRKHLIASCDQSLRRLGLDYVDIFYSHRPDPETPLDETMGALEQIVRQGKALYVGLSNYSALQTRQAVEILKSMGVRCLIHQPRYSMLDRWVEDGLLDVLEDEGMGCIPYSPLAQGLLTDRYLNGIPENSRAAKEHGFLQTSQITPEKISKIKKLNELALTRGQKLAQMALAWLLKDNRITSVLVGASSIPQIDDSLAALKNISFTADELKQIEDILTA; this comes from the coding sequence ATGACAGGCTCAGCAGCAGAAAACCGATATGCTACAATGCAATACAATCGTTGCGGAAACAGCGGATTGAAATTGCCGGCAATTTCATTGGGATTGTGGCACAATTTCGGAGGTGTAGACATTTTTCAGATAAGCCGCAGCATGTTGCTTCATGCATTCGACAAGGGAATTACCCATTTTGATTTAGCCAATAATTATGGCCCTCCTCCGGGCTCAGCCGAAGAAACGCTGCGTCAGGTGTTGCATACTGATTTGGGCCGGTATCGCGATGAGCTTGTTATATCAACCAAGGCCGGATATAATATGTGGCCGGGCCCCTATGGCGAAATGGGCTCGCGAAAACACCTTATTGCAAGTTGCGATCAAAGCCTGAGAAGGCTGGGGCTGGATTATGTAGATATTTTTTACTCACACCGCCCCGACCCCGAAACTCCGCTCGATGAAACCATGGGCGCACTGGAACAGATAGTGAGACAGGGGAAAGCACTTTATGTGGGGCTTTCAAATTATTCTGCATTGCAAACACGCCAGGCTGTTGAAATTCTCAAAAGTATGGGGGTGCGGTGTCTGATTCACCAACCCCGGTATTCCATGCTCGATCGTTGGGTGGAAGATGGTTTGCTCGACGTACTGGAAGACGAAGGGATGGGCTGTATTCCTTATTCTCCGCTTGCCCAGGGTTTGTTAACCGACCGTTACCTGAATGGAATTCCTGAAAATTCCCGCGCTGCTAAAGAACATGGTTTTCTTCAAACAAGTCAGATTACGCCTGAAAAAATATCGAAAATCAAAAAGCTCAATGAACTTGCATTGACCCGCGGTCAGAAACTTGCCCAGATGGCATTGGCCTGGTTGCTGAAAGATAACAGGATTACTTCGGTCCTGGTGGGCGCCAGCAGTATTCCTCAAATTGACGATAGTTTGGCTGCACTTAAAAATATTTCCTTTACAGCTGATGAATTGAAACAGATTGAAGATATACTCACTGCATAG